In Syntrophomonas wolfei subsp. wolfei str. Goettingen G311, a single window of DNA contains:
- a CDS encoding copper ion binding protein produces the protein MLFLEEVILNVEGMSCNHCKMAVEKSLQSLSGVKKADVDLAAKTVKVAYEPGKLTLKDFEEAVAEAGFELVK, from the coding sequence GTGTTATTTTTGGAAGAGGTAATCTTAAATGTAGAAGGAATGAGTTGTAATCATTGCAAAATGGCGGTGGAAAAGTCATTGCAAAGCCTTTCCGGAGTAAAGAAGGCGGATGTTGATTTGGCTGCAAAAACAGTTAAAGTTGCTTATGAACCGGGGAAGCTAACTCTTAAAGATTTCGAAGAAGCTGTGGCTGAGGCCGGCTTCGAATTGGTTAAATAG
- a CDS encoding heavy metal translocating P-type ATPase, whose amino-acid sequence MEEIKSTIKIGGMSCAACSARVEKKLNNLPGVKQAQVNLLSNKATTFYDPEIIKLSDLEEAIRQIGYEVLPEEDGNYINATLAIEGMSCAACSARIDKKLNSTPGVVNASVNLLTNLAKVKYDPQLISIDEVEKVVDKLGYPTHWIEQREHPIDSPDKNTEIKKLKFLLGASAILAFPLILNMVLMLFDIRVSFLHNPYWQLALATPVQFIIGYRFYRSAFLALRSGGSNMDVLVVLGTTAAYFYSLYNISQGEMHNIYFEASATIITLILLGKYLEERAKNKTSEAIRVLGSLQPRSARVVRQGEEMDLPIEEVRTGDLVVIRPGERIPVDGIVEEGHSAVDESMLTGESLPVEKRPGDPVVGASINKNGSLKFVVTRTGQDTTLAQIIRIVEEAQGSKAPVQKIADQVSGIFVPAVMGVALLTFILQYWIKADITIAVTTAVAVLVIACPCALGLATPTAIMVGTGKGAENGLLIKGGGFLELLHKVDVVVLDKTGTITRGKPALTDIIALGSYEGDEVLRWAGILEKHSEHPLGEAIYASAREHYGNLPDPEDFKNYPGQGVMGKSANQALAIGNRSFMHSQAIDTAGAEEQARLLEEAGKTAMYLAIDGKLAGLLAVADTIKENALAAIQALKDMGLEVYMISGDNQRTAQAIARQVGIETVLAEVLPEKKAEEVEKIRQSGKIAAMVGDGINDAPALATADIGIAIGSGTDVAMETAGIVLMSGDLRGISAAIKLSRQTMRIIKQNLFWAFFYNSIGIPFAALGFLSPVIAGAAMAFSSVSVVSNSLRLRRFEP is encoded by the coding sequence ATGGAGGAGATAAAAAGCACCATTAAAATAGGCGGCATGTCCTGTGCCGCCTGCTCGGCACGGGTAGAGAAGAAATTGAACAACCTGCCGGGAGTGAAACAGGCCCAGGTTAACCTGCTCAGCAATAAGGCCACGACCTTTTATGATCCAGAGATAATCAAGCTATCTGACCTGGAAGAAGCCATACGTCAGATTGGTTATGAAGTGCTGCCCGAGGAGGACGGCAATTATATCAACGCCACTTTGGCTATTGAGGGCATGTCCTGTGCCGCCTGCTCCGCGCGTATTGATAAAAAGCTGAACAGCACCCCGGGAGTGGTAAATGCCAGTGTTAACCTCCTTACCAACCTGGCTAAGGTAAAATATGACCCCCAGTTAATTAGCATTGATGAAGTTGAAAAAGTGGTCGATAAGCTGGGATATCCGACCCACTGGATAGAGCAGAGGGAGCATCCGATCGATAGCCCGGACAAAAATACGGAAATCAAAAAGTTGAAGTTCTTGCTGGGGGCTTCTGCTATTCTGGCCTTTCCTTTAATACTCAACATGGTCTTGATGCTTTTTGATATCAGAGTATCTTTTTTGCATAATCCTTACTGGCAACTAGCTCTGGCCACACCGGTTCAATTTATTATCGGCTACCGTTTTTACCGGAGCGCATTTCTGGCCCTGCGCTCCGGAGGCAGCAATATGGATGTACTGGTGGTCTTGGGCACTACCGCAGCCTATTTTTATAGCCTGTACAATATCTCCCAGGGCGAGATGCATAATATATATTTTGAGGCTTCAGCAACCATTATAACCCTGATACTATTAGGCAAATACCTGGAGGAGCGAGCCAAAAATAAAACTTCCGAGGCCATCCGGGTTCTTGGCAGCTTGCAGCCTCGTTCCGCCCGAGTAGTACGGCAGGGAGAAGAAATGGATCTCCCCATAGAAGAGGTTAGAACCGGCGATCTGGTAGTTATTCGTCCCGGAGAGCGGATTCCTGTAGACGGAATCGTGGAGGAAGGCCATTCAGCAGTTGATGAATCCATGCTGACCGGGGAAAGCCTGCCGGTGGAGAAAAGGCCGGGTGATCCGGTGGTGGGTGCCAGTATTAATAAGAACGGCAGCCTGAAATTTGTAGTTACCCGCACCGGCCAGGACACCACCCTGGCTCAGATTATACGTATTGTGGAGGAAGCTCAGGGTTCCAAAGCCCCGGTGCAGAAGATAGCCGATCAGGTTTCCGGTATATTTGTACCTGCAGTTATGGGTGTGGCCTTGCTTACCTTTATTCTTCAATACTGGATCAAGGCTGATATCACTATAGCTGTTACCACAGCAGTGGCAGTTCTGGTAATAGCCTGTCCCTGTGCCCTGGGGCTGGCCACTCCCACTGCTATAATGGTGGGAACAGGAAAAGGCGCGGAAAATGGCCTATTAATTAAAGGCGGCGGATTCCTGGAATTGCTGCATAAAGTGGATGTAGTAGTCCTGGACAAAACCGGCACCATAACCCGGGGGAAGCCTGCTCTTACCGATATCATTGCCCTGGGCAGTTACGAAGGGGACGAAGTTCTACGCTGGGCGGGAATCCTCGAGAAACATTCTGAGCACCCCCTGGGCGAGGCTATTTATGCTTCGGCCCGTGAGCATTACGGGAATTTGCCCGATCCTGAGGATTTTAAAAATTATCCCGGTCAAGGGGTCATGGGGAAAAGTGCTAATCAGGCCTTAGCCATAGGCAACCGCAGTTTTATGCACAGCCAGGCTATAGATACCGCCGGTGCCGAGGAGCAGGCCAGGCTGCTGGAGGAAGCCGGCAAAACCGCGATGTATCTGGCTATAGATGGGAAACTGGCCGGCTTGCTGGCAGTAGCCGATACGATTAAAGAAAATGCGCTGGCTGCAATTCAGGCCCTTAAAGACATGGGGCTTGAAGTATACATGATCAGCGGAGACAACCAGCGTACGGCACAGGCTATCGCCCGGCAAGTGGGAATCGAAACGGTGCTGGCCGAAGTACTGCCCGAGAAAAAGGCTGAGGAAGTAGAGAAAATAAGGCAAAGTGGTAAAATAGCAGCTATGGTGGGCGATGGGATTAACGATGCCCCGGCTCTGGCCACTGCCGATATCGGCATAGCTATTGGCAGTGGGACTGATGTGGCTATGGAAACGGCCGGCATTGTTTTAATGAGTGGTGATCTGCGCGGGATTTCCGCGGCCATTAAATTATCCCGGCAGACCATGCGTATTATCAAGCAGAATCTATTCTGGGCCTTTTTCTATAACAGCATCGGTATACCTTTTGCGGCTCTGGGCTTTTTATCTCCGGTCATAGCAGGGGCAGCCATGGCCTTCAGCTCCGTATCAGTGGTAAGCAATTCCCTGCGCTTGAGACGTTTTGAGCCGTAA
- a CDS encoding sigma-54-dependent Fis family transcriptional regulator — protein sequence MKPKRGAMAMSSRMQTELTTLESCWEEFVSNGSLDREALPAEIADAWERCARLGANPYAGNSKRRLAESEVQEILQHHKELIDVARPFMAKLHRFVAGSGFVVLLANERGYLMETIGDQDTIRGAENIDLLPGACWREEEIGNNGVGTAVVLKKPVQVSGKEHYCRKHHSWTCSGAPILNEDKQVIGILEMSGPVEKTHLHTLGMVVAAVEAISDQLRIQQKNRELLLLSNRLGYIYNTVSDGIMVIDMQGIITQINPAVERILGQNSRKIMGIPVKELFEPGQRVEEMLDSGRDFSYSELTLGIGEAVQCLVSGKAIMDEQGKVNGGVIFINPINHIKSLVNRFSGAQASLHFSDIIGQSQELSRVVRIASLAASSESNILLEGESGTGKEVFAQAIHNASSRRDAPFIAVNCGAIPRELLGSELFGYVDGAFTGARRGGRPGKFELASGGTIFLDEIGEMPLGKQVSLLRVLQERTVTRIGGDKVIPVDVRVICASNRKLHEEVEKGNFRRDLFYRLNVIAITLPPLRQRKEDIPLLFHHFLQDISQKLGVKTPQVETEVIHSLQDYDWPGNVRELQNVVERMVNIAEESRISREHLPQEISHPAARSLKELANCEDSQLLSLSTERRKRKEMEQEREQEEIMALLVLHGGNVSQVAKSLGVSRNTIYRKIKQYRIKI from the coding sequence TTGAAACCAAAGCGAGGTGCCATGGCTATGAGTTCCAGGATGCAAACAGAATTAACCACGCTTGAATCCTGTTGGGAAGAATTCGTTAGCAATGGCAGTCTGGATAGAGAGGCCCTGCCGGCGGAAATAGCTGATGCCTGGGAGAGATGCGCCCGGCTAGGAGCTAATCCATATGCCGGAAACAGTAAACGACGCCTGGCAGAGTCTGAGGTTCAGGAAATTCTGCAGCACCACAAGGAATTAATTGATGTAGCACGCCCCTTTATGGCCAAATTGCACCGTTTTGTGGCCGGCTCAGGTTTTGTTGTTTTGCTGGCCAATGAACGCGGTTATTTGATGGAGACCATTGGTGATCAGGATACTATAAGAGGGGCTGAGAATATTGATCTTTTGCCTGGAGCCTGCTGGCGGGAAGAAGAAATAGGGAACAATGGAGTAGGTACAGCAGTAGTTTTGAAAAAGCCCGTCCAGGTTTCAGGCAAAGAACATTATTGCCGCAAGCACCATAGCTGGACTTGTTCCGGTGCTCCTATCCTCAATGAAGACAAACAAGTGATAGGAATATTGGAAATGTCCGGGCCGGTGGAAAAAACCCACCTGCATACCCTGGGTATGGTGGTAGCTGCGGTGGAAGCTATCAGCGACCAGCTGCGGATTCAACAGAAAAACCGCGAACTCTTGTTGCTGAGCAACCGCCTGGGCTATATTTATAATACCGTATCGGATGGAATCATGGTAATTGACATGCAGGGAATCATTACCCAGATAAACCCGGCGGTGGAAAGGATTTTGGGGCAGAATAGCCGGAAGATAATGGGGATACCGGTTAAAGAGCTATTTGAACCTGGACAGCGAGTAGAGGAAATGCTGGACAGCGGCAGGGATTTTTCTTACTCCGAATTAACCCTGGGCATCGGGGAAGCGGTGCAATGTCTGGTATCCGGTAAGGCCATTATGGATGAGCAAGGAAAGGTTAATGGGGGAGTAATCTTCATTAACCCCATAAACCATATAAAAAGCCTGGTGAATCGTTTTAGCGGGGCCCAGGCCAGTCTTCATTTTTCTGATATTATCGGTCAGAGTCAGGAACTGAGTAGAGTTGTGCGTATTGCTTCTCTGGCTGCCAGCAGTGAGAGCAATATTTTGCTGGAAGGAGAAAGCGGTACCGGTAAAGAGGTGTTTGCCCAGGCCATTCACAATGCCAGCTCCCGGCGGGATGCTCCCTTTATTGCTGTTAACTGCGGTGCTATACCCCGTGAACTCTTGGGCAGCGAGCTTTTTGGCTATGTGGATGGTGCATTTACTGGAGCCAGGCGGGGAGGGAGACCCGGAAAATTCGAACTGGCTTCCGGAGGTACTATTTTCCTGGATGAAATAGGGGAAATGCCTTTGGGGAAGCAGGTTTCCCTGTTGCGGGTTTTGCAGGAACGCACTGTAACCCGTATAGGTGGAGACAAAGTAATCCCCGTGGATGTGAGAGTAATCTGTGCCAGCAACCGCAAGCTGCATGAAGAGGTGGAAAAGGGCAATTTCCGCCGCGACCTCTTTTACCGTTTAAATGTAATCGCTATCACCCTGCCACCTTTGCGCCAGCGCAAAGAGGATATACCTTTGCTTTTCCATCACTTTCTGCAGGACATAAGTCAGAAATTGGGGGTAAAGACGCCTCAGGTAGAAACGGAGGTAATCCATTCCTTGCAAGATTATGACTGGCCCGGAAATGTACGGGAATTACAGAATGTGGTAGAACGTATGGTGAATATTGCCGAGGAATCAAGAATAAGCCGGGAACACCTGCCCCAGGAAATTTCGCATCCCGCCGCCCGGTCCCTGAAGGAATTGGCGAATTGTGAGGATTCCCAGTTGCTTTCCCTCTCAACGGAGAGGCGGAAAAGGAAAGAAATGGAGCAGGAAAGGGAACAAGAAGAAATCATGGCTCTGCTGGTTCTTCATGGCGGAAATGTCAGCCAGGTGGCTAAGAGCCTGGGAGTATCCCGTAACACCATATACCGCAAGATAAAGCAATACAGAATAAAGATATAA
- a CDS encoding 2Fe-2S iron-sulfur cluster-binding protein, with the protein MELIIDGKTCKANPGDSILNVARREGIAIPTLCYHEAFGGQGSCRLCTVEVTAGGRSRLVASCTYPVSEGIEVKTSTPAVEKIRRNIIMMLYKRASGSVLMQKLYREYGCSENSLGEKEEERCIVCRLCVLACEKMGTSAISTVMRGIDKRVGTPYDQAATACIGCAACAHICPTGAIEVLDSGNTRTIWNKNFNLINCERCGQPFATREQIDHVSRLSGIEDAELCFCEECRRKKLVGKMQGFSPC; encoded by the coding sequence ATGGAACTTATTATTGATGGAAAAACATGCAAAGCTAATCCTGGCGACAGCATTTTAAATGTGGCCAGAAGGGAAGGAATTGCTATTCCCACTCTTTGCTATCACGAAGCCTTTGGCGGCCAGGGAAGCTGTCGTCTTTGTACGGTAGAAGTAACTGCAGGAGGCCGTAGTCGTTTGGTGGCCTCCTGTACTTATCCGGTGAGCGAAGGAATCGAGGTTAAGACCTCTACTCCGGCAGTGGAAAAAATCCGGCGCAATATTATTATGATGCTGTACAAACGCGCTTCAGGCAGTGTATTGATGCAGAAGCTGTACCGGGAATATGGCTGTTCCGAAAATTCTTTAGGCGAAAAAGAGGAAGAACGCTGTATAGTCTGCCGCCTTTGTGTACTGGCCTGTGAGAAAATGGGCACAAGTGCTATTTCCACTGTAATGCGGGGGATAGATAAACGGGTGGGTACTCCCTATGACCAGGCGGCAACGGCCTGTATCGGTTGTGCCGCCTGTGCTCATATCTGTCCAACCGGCGCTATTGAAGTTTTAGACAGCGGCAATACACGAACCATCTGGAATAAGAATTTTAACCTTATAAATTGTGAGCGTTGCGGCCAGCCTTTCGCTACCCGTGAACAAATTGACCATGTTTCCAGGCTCAGTGGAATAGAAGATGCTGAACTATGCTTTTGTGAAGAATGCCGGCGGAAAAAGCTGGTAGGCAAAATGCAAGGTTTTTCGCCTTGCTAG